AGGCCCGCTAACCCCTGCCCCCGGAGGCCCCCCATGACCGCGCCCGACACCCTGCTGCCGCGTGACCGCACCGTCATTCTGGTGCTGCTCGTTTCTGCTTTCGTGGTGATTCTGAACGAGACCATCATGAATGTGGCCCTGCCCCGCCTGATGGCCGACCTGAACGTGAGCGCCCGGCTGGCCCAGTGGCTCAGCACCGCGTTCATGCTCACGATGGCGGTGGTGATTCCCATTACCGGCTTTTTGCTGCAACGCCTCGCCACCCGGACGGTGTACCTGACCGCCATGGGCCTGTTCTGCGTGGGCACGCTGCTGGCCGCGCTTGCCCCGGGCTTCGTGCCGCTGCTGCTGGCGCGGGTGGTGCAGGCGTCTGGCACGGCCATCATGCTGCCGCTGCTCATGACCACGGTGCTGACCCTGGTGCCCGCCCAGCAGCGCGGGGCCGTGATGGGCAACCTCAGCATTGTCATCTCGGTGGCCCCGGCCATTGGGCCCACCGTCTCCGGGCTGATTTTGCAGGGGCTGCCCTGGCGCTTTCTGTTCGTGTTCGTGCTGCCGGTGGCGCTGGCGGCCCTGGCATACGGCGCGCGCACCCTGCGCAACGTGGGCACGCCCCGGCCTGTGGCACTGGACCTGCTGTCGGTGCCGCTGGCGGCGCTGGGCTTTGGTGGACTGGTCTACGCCCTGAGTCAGGTGGGGGAGGGCGGCAGTGGACTGAGCGCCGCCACGGCCGCGCCGCTGCTGGTGGGCGGGCTGGCGCTGGTGGCCTTTCTGTGGCGGCAGGTCGTGCTGGGGCGGCGCGACGCCCCGCTGCTGGACCTGCGGGCCTTCCGCTTTCCGCAGTTTGCCCTGGGTGTGGGCCTGATGGTGATGGCCATGATCGCGCTGTTCGGCGGCATGATTCTGCTGCCCCTGTACCTGCAGAACCTGCGCGGTCTCAGCACCCTGCAGACGGGCCTGCTGCTGCTGCCGGGTGGTCTGCTCATGGGCCTGCTGGCCCCCAGCGTGGGGCGACTGTACGACCGCATTGGGCCGCGCCCGCTGGCGGTGCCCGGCACCATCCTCATGACGGCGGTGCTGGTGGGCCTCAGCCGCATTGACACCGCCACCCCCATCTGGGCGCTGCTGGCGCTGCACCTCACCCTGAGCGGGGGGCTGGCCCTGCTGTTCACGCCCGTGTTTACCAGCAGCCTGTCGCCGCTGCCGCCGCACCTGTACTCGCA
This region of Deinococcus multiflagellatus genomic DNA includes:
- a CDS encoding DHA2 family efflux MFS transporter permease subunit is translated as MTAPDTLLPRDRTVILVLLVSAFVVILNETIMNVALPRLMADLNVSARLAQWLSTAFMLTMAVVIPITGFLLQRLATRTVYLTAMGLFCVGTLLAALAPGFVPLLLARVVQASGTAIMLPLLMTTVLTLVPAQQRGAVMGNLSIVISVAPAIGPTVSGLILQGLPWRFLFVFVLPVALAALAYGARTLRNVGTPRPVALDLLSVPLAALGFGGLVYALSQVGEGGSGLSAATAAPLLVGGLALVAFLWRQVVLGRRDAPLLDLRAFRFPQFALGVGLMVMAMIALFGGMILLPLYLQNLRGLSTLQTGLLLLPGGLLMGLLAPSVGRLYDRIGPRPLAVPGTILMTAVLVGLSRIDTATPIWALLALHLTLSGGLALLFTPVFTSSLSPLPPHLYSHGSAILSTLQQVAGAAGTALLVALMAGRAAQQVAAGVAAPQAQVAGLHLAFLVAAGVGVLAVGLALGLRSSGAAHPTATDTATDEAAPLAQPGD